Part of the Gallalistipes aquisgranensis genome, GATCGAAGACCCTCTCTACCTGGGTGCGATCATGGTCAAGGCGGGCGACGCCGACGGCGAAGTGGCCGGAGCCGACAACGCCACGGGCGACGTACTGCGTCCGGCATTCCAATACGTGAAGACCCTTCCGGGCGTAAGCGTGGTGTCGGGCGCCTTCATCATGATCATTCCCGACAAGATGTTCGGCGAGGAGGGCATGATGGTCTTCGCCGACTGCGCCGTCCATCCCAACCCCACGGCCGAAGAGCTGGCCCAGATCGCCGTGATGACGGGCCGCACGACCCGTGCCATCGCCGGTTTCGAACCCCGCATCGCCATGCTCAGTTTCTCGACCAAAGGTTCGGCCAAGAACGAAATGGTGGACAAGGTGGTCGAAGCCACCCGCCTGGCCAAGGAGATGGACCCCTCGCTGCAAATCGACGGAGAACTCCAGGCCGACGCCGCCATCATTCCCGGCATCGGCGCCAAGAAGGCCCCCGGAAGCGCCATCGCCGGGAAGGCCAACGTATTGGTCTTCCCCACCCTCGAAGTGGGCAATATCTCCTATAAACTGGTACAGCGCATGGCCCATGCCGAAGCGATCGGTCCCGTACTGCAGGGTATGGCCGCCCCGATCAACGACCTTTCGCGGGGTTGCTCGGTGGACGACATTGTCGGCCTGATCGCCATCACCTCCTGCCAGGCTTCTGCCAAATAACAAAAACGGTTAACGCAATAGACACAGAATCATGATTATCCTCGTATTGAACTGCGGTTCATCCTCGATCAAATACCAGGTGATCGACATGAAGTCGGCCACCGAAAACCGCCTGCTGGCCAAAGGACAGGTGGAACGGATCGGTCTCACGGACGGCATCCTGACCCACAAACCGGCCGACAAGGAGAAATTCGAACTGGTCAAGAGCATTCCCGACCACACGACGGGTATCAACCTGATCCTCTCGACCATCACCGATCCCGAACACGGCGTGATCGGATCGCTCAACGAACTGGGCGCCGTGGGTCACCGCGTAGCGCACGGCGGCGAATACTTCCCCGACAGCGCCGTGGTGGACAAAGAGGTCATCAAAAAGATCGAAAGCTGTTTCGAACTGGCCCCGCTCCACAATCCGGCCAACATGAAGGGCATCATGGCCATCGAAAACATTCTGCCGGGCGTTCCGCAGGTGGCCGTGTTCGACACCTCGTTCCACCAGTCGATGCCCGCCAAGAACTTCCTGTACGCCCTGCCGTACAAATACTATGAACAATACCGCGTCCGCCGCTACGGCTTCCACGGCACAAGCCACAAGTTCGTGGCCCGCAAGGCATGCGAACTGACGGGAGTGGACTACGACCATTCGCGCATCATCACCTGCCACATCGGCAACGGCGCGTCGGTGACGGCCATTCTGAACGGCAAGTCGTATGACACGTCGATGGGCTTCACGCCCGTGGACGGCCTCATCATGGGCACCCGCACGGGAGAGGTCGATCCGGGCGCGCTGATCTACATCGCCGGCAAGGAGGAGATGAGTCTTTCGAAGCTGAGCGACATGATCAACAAACAGTCCGGCATGTTGGGTCTGACGGGAATTTCGTCGGACATGCGCGACATCGAAGCTGCCGTCGCAAAGGGCGACGAGCGCGCCAGACTGGCCCACGAAATGTACAACGAACGCGTGAAGAAGTTCATCGGAGCCTATACGGCGGAGATGGGCGGTGTCGACCTGATCGTCTTCACGGGCGGCGTGGGAGAGAACGGTCCCGAGTTCCGGGAATCCGTTTGCAGCGGACTGGAGTTCATGGGCGTGGAGTTCGACAAGGAGGCCAACGCCGGAGTACGCGGCAAGGACCGGATTCTGTCGAAGCCCGCCTCGAAAGTAAAAGTGGCCGTCATATCCACCAACGAAGAGCTGGTGATCGCTTCGGACACCTTCCGCCTGCTGAAAAAGCGCTCGGAGTAGAGTGGTTTTACCCCGCGAATCCTACGTGGCGGGAAAACCGTCAGAAAATATATGTCAAAAAGTTTCCCGCGTAACGCGGGAAACTTTTTATTTTTCCGGAAATATCCCCGCCGCCTTCACACGGCCGCGATCAACATTGGGGCAAAATCCCTATTTTTACACCGGAATTCACAGAACCCCCAAAGCGTTATGAATGTCGAAGAGTTCAGGGAATATTGCCTTTCGCTGAAAGGTGTCCGGGAAAAGATGCCGTTCACACATGTTTCCGACCGGTACAGTCGGGATGTACTCTGCTTCTATGTGGGAGACAAATGGTTTTGCTTCGTGAATATCGAAGCGTTCGATTTCTGTTGCGTCAAATGCCCGACCGACCGGATCTACGAATTACAGGCCCGGTACATGGGTATAAAGCCCGGCTGGCACATGAACAAACGCCACTGGATCAGCATCCATTTCAACCGGGACGTACCGGACGGGAAAATCCTGGAGCTCGTGAAAAACTCCTACGAAACGGTGCTCCGCAGCCTGCCCCGGCGGGAGCGGGAAAGCATACAGCAGGCACAGTCATAGACACCTTCCTGTTTTCTGCCTTCCGTCATCGAAGATTTTCACCCGGGTATTTCATATTCCGCAAACAATTTATAACTTAGCAGGGCAACAAACAATATTTCTGTAACCAAAAACGATTAAAACGATAACAGTATGATCAGGGAATTGAAGGACATCGTGGAGACTGTCCGCAGCAGGGGACGCAAAAGGCTCGTGGTAGCCTATGCACAGGATGCACACACACTGGAATCGGTAAGCGAAGCCGTGGACATGGGTATCGCTGAAGCCACGCTGTTGGGCGATCCGGCCGAAATAGAGCGGGTATGCCGCCAGGAAGGGATCGACCCGGGCAAATTCACCGTCATTTCCGAAAGCAGCGACGTGAAATGCGTGCAAAAGGCCGTCCGCATGGTGAGCGAAGGGGAAGGAGACGTCCTGATGAAAGGGCTCGTCTCGACCGACAAATACATGCGGGGCATTCTCAACAAGGAATTCGGACTGGTCCCGCCGAAAGGCGTACTGAGCCATGTGGCGGTGCTTCAACTGCCTCAATACCACAAACTGCTCACCGTTACGGACGTCGCCGTGATTCCCTATCCCGACCTGGGCCAGAAACAGAAGCTGGTCCGCTACCTGACGGAAACGGCCCGGTCGCTGGGTGTCGAACGGCCCAAGATCGCCTGCATCGCCCCGAGCGAACAGCTGCTGCCCAACGTGACGTCGAGCGTGGAGGCCGCCCTCATCGCCAAAATGGGCGACCGGGGACAGTTCGGCGACGTGGTGATCGACGGTCCGCTGGCCCTCGACGTCGCCCTGTTCCGCGAGGTGGCCGAAGTGAAAAAACTGAAAGGAAGTCTTGTGGCCGGCGACCCGGACTGCCTGCTTTTCCCCAACATCGACTCGGCCAACGTCTTCTTCAAATCCGCCACCAAACTGTGCGGTGCCGAACTGGCCGGCATGGTGGTCGGCACGAAAGTCCCCTGCGTGCTCACCTCGCGCGGCGACACGAAAACCTCTAAACTCTACTCCATCGCACTGGCCTGCCTCTCGGCCCGACAAGAACGATCCGACAGATGAAAATACTGGCAATCAATCCCGGTTCCACCTCCACGAAGGTGGCCCTGTTCGACAACACCGCCCCACTATTGGAGCTGACTCTGCGCCACTCCGCAGAGGAACTGTCCGCATTCAAGAGTGTCATGGACCAGTTCGACTTCCGCAAACGGCTCATCCTCGACGCCCTGTCCGAATCCCGCATAGACATCCGTTCGCTCGACGCCGTGATCGGCCGGGGAGGACTGGTGCGCCCGATCCCCTCGGGCGTCTATGAAGTGAACGATGCGCTCGAACGAGACCTGCGCCACAGCCCCGTGGGGGAACACGCCTCGAACCTGGGCGGACTGATCGCCCGGGAGATCGCCCGGGAAGCCGGGGCACGCGCCTTTATTGCCGATCCGGTAGTGGTAGACGAATTGCAGCCCGTGGCCCGTGTCTGCGGTCTTCCTGGAGCCGAACGCATCTCGATTTTCCATGCGCTCAACCAGAAAGCCATAGCCCGTGCCTACGCAAAAAAGGTGGGCCGGAAATACGAAGAGATGAACCTCGTCGTCGCCCACCTGGGGGGCGGCATCTCCGTGGGGGCCCACCGCCTCGGAGAGGTGATCGACGTGAACAACGCGCTGGACGGCGACGGCCCTCTCTCGCCCGAACGGGCCGGCAGCATCCCTTCGGCCACATTGGCCGATCTCTGCTTCAGCGGCAGGTACACACGTGCCGAGGTCGAAAAAATGCTCTGCGGCCGGGGCGGACTGGTCGCCCTGCTCGGCACCAACGACACGCGAGAAGCGGTGTCACGCCTCGAACGGGGCGACGAAAAGGCCCGGATAGCGATGGAAGCCATGTGTTACGGAGTGGCCAAATGGATCGGGGCGATGGCCGTGGTGCTGGAAGGGGAAGCCGATGCGATTATTCTCACGGGGGGGATCGCCCACAGCCAATGGGTTTGTCACAGAATCACGGAACAGGTGTCGTTCCTGGCCCCCGTGGTGGTGATGGCCGGCGAAAACGAACTGGAAGCGCTCGCCTCCAATGCCCTGCGCGTCATGAACGGAGAAGAAGAGGCGAAGGTGTACCGATAGGAATCAGCGGCCGAGCAGTCCCCGGACGATCTCGTACGTCTCGTTCCAGGCCGCCAGACGGAACAGGCGGGCGCCCCCGAGATAGATCGCGGCGCCCGCCGTTATTTTCACCGCGAGCAACCAACCCAGTGTCAGCACGGGAGCCGCCAGCATTCCCACCGCCGTCACCCCGGCCCACATGGCGAATGTCAGCAGAGCTACGGGAGCCAGATCGCGCAGCTGCACGGTCATGCGGTATTCGACCAAACGGCTGGCATAGTACATATTGATCGCCATGTCGACCGTCATGTAGAGCAGCTGTCCCCAGATCACGGCCTGCACGCTGACAGGCAGCGTGCAGGCGATCACGAGGGCGGCGAAGGCTTTGCGCACGATCTCGATGTTGAGAATGAGCTGCGTACGGCCGCACACCTTCAGCACATTCTGCAACACGTTGGTCAGCGGCAAGGTCAGCGTGGTCAGACAGAATATCTGGAAATAAGGCACGGCCGGCATCCACTTGTCGGTCAGCACCACCGCGAAAAGTTCCGGAGCCGTGACCAGCATCCCCACCATCACCGGGTAAAGCAGGAAAGCCATCACGGCAATGACCTTGCGGCTGCCCTCCCGAAGTTTTTCCCGATCGTTCTGCAAGGCGGAAAGGGCCGGAAAGGTGACGTTCATGATCGCCACGCTGAGCGAGGCCGAGGGAAGGTCTTTCAGACGGCGGGACTGCGAATAGTATCCGGTCTGCGTCACGCTGTAAAACCGCGCCACGAGCATCTGGCTCACGTTATGGAACGTCTGGTTGATCAGCTCCGTCAGAAAGAACCGCGAACTCGCCCCGAACAGTTCCCGCAGCGACTCCATCGAAAAACCCGCTGTGGGGCGCCAGCGGTTCCAGCACCAGAAAAGCACCGCCTTCGTGGTGTTCATCAGCACCGCCTGCCAGGCCAGCGCCCAGGCGCCCCAGCCGGCGAAAGCCATCCAGACGGCCGCACCGCCCGAAACGATGAAAGAGACGATCGAAATTTTGGCGATCACCCGGAAATCGAACCGCTTGGTCAGCACCGTCTGGTGTGTGATCCAGAGCGAACTGACCGGCAGGGTCAGAAAGAGCAGCGGGGCGATCCGGACCAGTTCGGGCTGGTCGTAGAAACACGCGATCGGCCAGGCGAGAGCGCACAACAGAAGATACATGAACAGCCCCATTGCCACGTTCAGCCAGAAGACCGAAGTATAGTCCCTCGGCGTAGGCCGCTCCTTGCGGATCAGGGCCTGCGTAAAACCGCCCTCGACGAACACGTTGGATACGAGCGAAAAGACCGTGAGCATACTGATCAGACCGAATGCCGAAGGAGCCAGCAGACGGGCCAGCAGGATGCTCACCAGCGTCTGCACCGCCATCGAGCCGCCCCGGTCTACCATCGTCCAGACCACGCCCCGTACCACCTGTTTTTTAAGCTCCATATTCCGTCGGAAAAAGTGTTTCCTGCCCCCGCTCAGCGGAAACCGCAGACAAAGATACTGAAAAAAAGAGACCCGCGGCAGAGTGTCGCGGGTCTTTCTCCGTATTTATCCGGCCGGGCAGGGAATTTTCCGTCTCCCCTAACGCAGATTGAGCGCCTTGTGTTCCAGATTGAGCACGTTGCCGATCTCCATGAACGAGGCACCTTTGGCGGCCCCGAAACTGCCTCCGATGACCACGATCAGGTCCTCCTTGTAGAGCCACTTCTTGTCCTCCAGATAGTAGAGGATGCTCAACAGAAAGCTGTCGTGATTCTCGGCCGGCTCGCGGTGGATGGCATACACCCCGTAGGAGATGGCCAGCTGGCGCATCACGCTCTTGCGGTAGCAGACGGCATAGACGGGCTTCTGACCCCGGAAAGCCGAAAGATAACGGCCCGTCCGGCCCGAAAGGGTGTCGATCACGATCGCCTTGACCGGCAGGTTCTGGCACGCCCGTACGGCCGACCGCGAAAGCTGGGCCGTGATTTCGTTGTTGATGCGCACCATGTTCAGGTCGAGGTTGGGAGCATTGTTGATCGTGTCGCGTTCGATCTCCACCGCCACGCGGGCCATCGTGCTCACGGCCTCCACGGGATAGTCGCCGTTGGCCGTCTCGCCGCTCAGCATCACGGCATCGACCCGCTGATAAATGGCGCTGGCGATGTCGCTCACCTCGGCACGAGTAGGCCGGGGATTGGAGATCATCGAGTGGAGCATCTGGGTGGCGATGATCACCGGCGTCTTGCTCTCGATGCACTTCTTGACGATATAGCGCTGCGTGATGGGAATCTGCTCGGCAGGAATCTCCACCCCCAGGTCGCCGCGGGCGACCATCACCCCGTAGGTGGCTTCCAGAATCTCATCGATATTGTCCACACCCTCGCGGTTCTCGATCTTCGAAATGATGCGGATCGGGCTGTTGTGAGCCTTGATGATGCGTTTGACCTCCATCACGTCCTCCTTTTTGCGGACGAACGAATGGGCGATGAAATCGAGGTCCTTCTCGATGGCCCACTCGATGAACCGGCGGTCCTTTTCGGTCACGGAGGGTAGGTCGATCTTCACGCCCGGCACGTTCACGCTCTTGCGGGGCTTCAGCACCCCGCCGTTCTTCACCTGGCAGATCAGCGTCTTATCCTTCTTCTCGACCACCTCCATCTCCAGTTCGCCGTCGTCGATCAGAATCGCCGCACCCGTAGGCACGTCGTTGAAGATCGAAGCGTCGTTCATGTAGATGACCTCCGGCGTGGATTTCAGGTCCTCGTCCGTCCCCATCACGCGCACGATGTCGCCGGCGGCGACCGCGATTCCGTTGGCATATTCATCGGTCATCCCCGTCAGACGGATTTCGGGGCCTTTCGTGTCGATGATGATGGCGATCTGTTCGGAAACCTGGCGGACGTTGTCCACGATCTTCGATGCGCTCTCGGGCGTCACATGGGCCGAGTTGATCCGCACGGCGTTCATACCCGCCTCGTAGAGCGACTGGATGAATTCGACGTCACACCGCTTGTCGGAAACGGTGGCGACGATTTTAGTCTTTTTGTTCATAAATCAATATAAAATCCCTTATTCTATTACACTAAGTATGCCGAGACGGTAGGAGTCCAGGCCGAAGCCCATGATCGTCCCCTTGCATTTGGGAGCGATCAGCGAAACGTGACGGAAACTCTCGCGGGCCAGCGTGCAGGAGATGTGCACCTCCACGACCGGGAGGTCTACGGCCCCGATGGCGTCGGCAATGGCCACCGACGTGTGGGTATAGGCCCCCGCATTGAGCACCACCGCATCGTAACGGCCGTCGGCCTGCTGGATGGCGGTCACCAGCTCCCCTTCGATATTGGACTGGAAGTAGTCGATCTCCACGTCGGGAAAACGGGCCTTCAACTTTTCGAGGTAGGAAGCGAATCCCTCCCGGCCATAGACCGCGGGTTCGCGCTTGCCCAGCAGATTGAGGTTGGGCCCGTTCATAATCAGCACTTTCATAATCGGCAGGTTAAAATCCGTTACAAAAGTACATCAGTTAATCGAAATTTTAGCATACTTTTGCAAGAAAAATAAGAAGATACGATGGCCAAAACGGGAGAATTCGCACTGATCGACCGCATCCGCACCCTCTTCGGGGACATTCCTTCCGGAGGGATCGAGGGAATCGGCGACGACTGCGCCGTGATTCCTTCGGGCGGAGGCCGTTCGACCGTCATCACGACCGACCTGCTCGCCGAAGGCGTCCACTTCCTGCGCCGGGCCCTTTCGCCCGAAGAGCTGGGACGCAAATCGCTGGCCGTAAACCTGAGCGACGTGGCCGCCATGGGAGCCGCTCCCGTCGGATCGCTCCTTTCGCTGGCGCTGCCGGCCGACTGCCGGGGTGAGTGGGCGGAGCGTTTCATGGCTGGATACCACGAACTGTCGGCACGCTACGGCGTACCGCTCATCGGAGGCGACACCACCTCGTCGGAAGGCGGGATCACGATCAACGTCGTCGCGCTCGGAAGCGCCCCGGACGCGTGCATCAAGCGGCGCAGCGGGGCCCGGCCGGGCGACGTGATCGCCGTCACGGGTCCGCTGGGCGAATCGGCCGCCGGACTGAGGGACGTGCTGGCCGGCCGTTTCGACACGCCGCAGGCCCGGATTCACCACAACCCCACCCCGTGCGTGTACGAAGGCGAGTGGCTGGGAAGCCGCAGCGAAGTGCACGCCATGATCGACCTGTCGGACGGGCTGGCATCCGACCTCCCCCACATCTTGGAGTTGTCGGGTGTCGGAGCCACGATCCACCTGGAACGGATTCCCGCCCCCTGCACCCTCGAAGACGCCCTGGCAGGCGGCGAAGACTACAAACTGCTGTTCACCGCACGGCCCGAAGACTGGCGGCAGCTTTGCGGCGCCTACCGGGAACGGTTCGGCACCGAGCCCGCGGCCGTGGGGGAGATCACCCGGAAAGAGGGCGATGCCGGGCCGTGCATCGCATGGTGCAGCGAAGGCAGGCCGGTGGAGGGAAGTTGGCAGGGCTTCTCCCATTTCTGACGCTCCTTTTCCCGTAAACACCAAAGAGATGAAACATTACAAACGCGTACTGACCATCGCCGGCTCCGACAGCGGAGGCTGTGCCGGCATCCAGGCCGACCTGAAGACCGCATCGGCCTGCGGGTGTTTCGCCACCAGTGCCATCACCGCCCTCACCGTACAGAACACCTGTGGCGTACGGGCCGTCCACATTCCACCGGCCGACATCGTGGCCGGGCAGGCCGAAGCCGTACTCGAAGACATCGGGACAGACGCCGTCAAACTGGGCATGCTTCCCACGGCGGAAATCGTGGAACGGGTGGCCGGCATCCTGCGTCGTTTCGACGTGCGGAACATCGTGCTCGACCCGGTCATGGTGGCCACCTCGGGCGACGAACTGATTCCTGCCGAAGCGGCCCGGGCCATCGTGCGGCACCTGTTGCCGCTGGCTTCGGTCATCACCCCCAACGTACCGGAAGCGGCCTACATTACCGGATCGGAAATCGCATCCGAGGCCGATTTCCCGACGGCGGCCGCACGATTACGGGAACTGGGGGCCCGGAGCGTACTGCTCAAGGCAGGACATCTGGAGAACCGGACACTCCGCGACTACCTTTACGACGGCGACCGGGTATACACCTATTCCTACGAGCGCACGGAAACACCCAACACCCACGGAACGGGCTGCACGCTCTCCTCGGCCATCGCCTCTTTCCTGGCCCAGGGACATCCGCTACCCGAAGCGGTCGCCCGGGCCGAAGAGTACATCCATAAAGCCATCCGCTGCGGAGCGGAATACCGTCTGGGACACGGACACGGGCCGGTACA contains:
- the thiL gene encoding thiamine-phosphate kinase, which codes for MAKTGEFALIDRIRTLFGDIPSGGIEGIGDDCAVIPSGGGRSTVITTDLLAEGVHFLRRALSPEELGRKSLAVNLSDVAAMGAAPVGSLLSLALPADCRGEWAERFMAGYHELSARYGVPLIGGDTTSSEGGITINVVALGSAPDACIKRRSGARPGDVIAVTGPLGESAAGLRDVLAGRFDTPQARIHHNPTPCVYEGEWLGSRSEVHAMIDLSDGLASDLPHILELSGVGATIHLERIPAPCTLEDALAGGEDYKLLFTARPEDWRQLCGAYRERFGTEPAAVGEITRKEGDAGPCIAWCSEGRPVEGSWQGFSHF
- the thiD gene encoding bifunctional hydroxymethylpyrimidine kinase/phosphomethylpyrimidine kinase, coding for MKHYKRVLTIAGSDSGGCAGIQADLKTASACGCFATSAITALTVQNTCGVRAVHIPPADIVAGQAEAVLEDIGTDAVKLGMLPTAEIVERVAGILRRFDVRNIVLDPVMVATSGDELIPAEAARAIVRHLLPLASVITPNVPEAAYITGSEIASEADFPTAAARLRELGARSVLLKAGHLENRTLRDYLYDGDRVYTYSYERTETPNTHGTGCTLSSAIASFLAQGHPLPEAVARAEEYIHKAIRCGAEYRLGHGHGPVHHFFRFWE
- a CDS encoding acetate/propionate family kinase, encoding MIILVLNCGSSSIKYQVIDMKSATENRLLAKGQVERIGLTDGILTHKPADKEKFELVKSIPDHTTGINLILSTITDPEHGVIGSLNELGAVGHRVAHGGEYFPDSAVVDKEVIKKIESCFELAPLHNPANMKGIMAIENILPGVPQVAVFDTSFHQSMPAKNFLYALPYKYYEQYRVRRYGFHGTSHKFVARKACELTGVDYDHSRIITCHIGNGASVTAILNGKSYDTSMGFTPVDGLIMGTRTGEVDPGALIYIAGKEEMSLSKLSDMINKQSGMLGLTGISSDMRDIEAAVAKGDERARLAHEMYNERVKKFIGAYTAEMGGVDLIVFTGGVGENGPEFRESVCSGLEFMGVEFDKEANAGVRGKDRILSKPASKVKVAVISTNEELVIASDTFRLLKKRSE
- the pyk gene encoding pyruvate kinase: MNKKTKIVATVSDKRCDVEFIQSLYEAGMNAVRINSAHVTPESASKIVDNVRQVSEQIAIIIDTKGPEIRLTGMTDEYANGIAVAAGDIVRVMGTDEDLKSTPEVIYMNDASIFNDVPTGAAILIDDGELEMEVVEKKDKTLICQVKNGGVLKPRKSVNVPGVKIDLPSVTEKDRRFIEWAIEKDLDFIAHSFVRKKEDVMEVKRIIKAHNSPIRIISKIENREGVDNIDEILEATYGVMVARGDLGVEIPAEQIPITQRYIVKKCIESKTPVIIATQMLHSMISNPRPTRAEVSDIASAIYQRVDAVMLSGETANGDYPVEAVSTMARVAVEIERDTINNAPNLDLNMVRINNEITAQLSRSAVRACQNLPVKAIVIDTLSGRTGRYLSAFRGQKPVYAVCYRKSVMRQLAISYGVYAIHREPAENHDSFLLSILYYLEDKKWLYKEDLIVVIGGSFGAAKGASFMEIGNVLNLEHKALNLR
- the aroQ gene encoding type II 3-dehydroquinate dehydratase, coding for MKVLIMNGPNLNLLGKREPAVYGREGFASYLEKLKARFPDVEIDYFQSNIEGELVTAIQQADGRYDAVVLNAGAYTHTSVAIADAIGAVDLPVVEVHISCTLARESFRHVSLIAPKCKGTIMGFGLDSYRLGILSVIE
- a CDS encoding lipopolysaccharide biosynthesis protein encodes the protein MELKKQVVRGVVWTMVDRGGSMAVQTLVSILLARLLAPSAFGLISMLTVFSLVSNVFVEGGFTQALIRKERPTPRDYTSVFWLNVAMGLFMYLLLCALAWPIACFYDQPELVRIAPLLFLTLPVSSLWITHQTVLTKRFDFRVIAKISIVSFIVSGGAAVWMAFAGWGAWALAWQAVLMNTTKAVLFWCWNRWRPTAGFSMESLRELFGASSRFFLTELINQTFHNVSQMLVARFYSVTQTGYYSQSRRLKDLPSASLSVAIMNVTFPALSALQNDREKLREGSRKVIAVMAFLLYPVMVGMLVTAPELFAVVLTDKWMPAVPYFQIFCLTTLTLPLTNVLQNVLKVCGRTQLILNIEIVRKAFAALVIACTLPVSVQAVIWGQLLYMTVDMAINMYYASRLVEYRMTVQLRDLAPVALLTFAMWAGVTAVGMLAAPVLTLGWLLAVKITAGAAIYLGGARLFRLAAWNETYEIVRGLLGR
- a CDS encoding phosphate acyltransferase — protein: MIRELKDIVETVRSRGRKRLVVAYAQDAHTLESVSEAVDMGIAEATLLGDPAEIERVCRQEGIDPGKFTVISESSDVKCVQKAVRMVSEGEGDVLMKGLVSTDKYMRGILNKEFGLVPPKGVLSHVAVLQLPQYHKLLTVTDVAVIPYPDLGQKQKLVRYLTETARSLGVERPKIACIAPSEQLLPNVTSSVEAALIAKMGDRGQFGDVVIDGPLALDVALFREVAEVKKLKGSLVAGDPDCLLFPNIDSANVFFKSATKLCGAELAGMVVGTKVPCVLTSRGDTKTSKLYSIALACLSARQERSDR
- a CDS encoding MmcQ/YjbR family DNA-binding protein, with protein sequence MNVEEFREYCLSLKGVREKMPFTHVSDRYSRDVLCFYVGDKWFCFVNIEAFDFCCVKCPTDRIYELQARYMGIKPGWHMNKRHWISIHFNRDVPDGKILELVKNSYETVLRSLPRRERESIQQAQS
- the buk gene encoding butyrate kinase — translated: MKILAINPGSTSTKVALFDNTAPLLELTLRHSAEELSAFKSVMDQFDFRKRLILDALSESRIDIRSLDAVIGRGGLVRPIPSGVYEVNDALERDLRHSPVGEHASNLGGLIAREIAREAGARAFIADPVVVDELQPVARVCGLPGAERISIFHALNQKAIARAYAKKVGRKYEEMNLVVAHLGGGISVGAHRLGEVIDVNNALDGDGPLSPERAGSIPSATLADLCFSGRYTRAEVEKMLCGRGGLVALLGTNDTREAVSRLERGDEKARIAMEAMCYGVAKWIGAMAVVLEGEADAIILTGGIAHSQWVCHRITEQVSFLAPVVVMAGENELEALASNALRVMNGEEEAKVYR
- the pta gene encoding phosphate acetyltransferase, with amino-acid sequence MNFIEQVKEKAKRQMQRIVLPEGTEERTIKAADIVLKEGLAEIILIGNPDEIRHLASEYYLEHIGKATIVDPKNNPKKQEYIDLMLKLRAAKGLTPEQAAKLIEDPLYLGAIMVKAGDADGEVAGADNATGDVLRPAFQYVKTLPGVSVVSGAFIMIIPDKMFGEEGMMVFADCAVHPNPTAEELAQIAVMTGRTTRAIAGFEPRIAMLSFSTKGSAKNEMVDKVVEATRLAKEMDPSLQIDGELQADAAIIPGIGAKKAPGSAIAGKANVLVFPTLEVGNISYKLVQRMAHAEAIGPVLQGMAAPINDLSRGCSVDDIVGLIAITSCQASAK